Proteins encoded together in one Cydia pomonella isolate Wapato2018A chromosome 10, ilCydPomo1, whole genome shotgun sequence window:
- the LOC133521892 gene encoding uncharacterized protein LOC133521892 produces the protein MDDVAELLKTWELHDLVPIFTEQRMTIQALSALTREDLKDLIPQAGPRVLFTRCWRSWKNEFLPINDTSIPSFSGLDLSNLQFDCLKETDELSECVVEVIPLDNPETKENTASTTSHQQLGKGTQTGILENLLKQSLETSSLLIYKGGSLDGDATRNLLASVIAKEILNENKNSPIVGQIYFKWTKLISELFPGERTTTYYIPACTTASGAVLQARGKLVHQVLNRRRRFQQLGSLTTKKRNREESPGPSSLSPRPMPRIKNKFIVIKTLVGKQLRFL, from the exons ATGGATGACGTTGCCGAACTTTTGAAGACCTGGGAGCTACACGACTTAGTACCAATTTTTACAG AACAGCGGATGACAATCCAGGCGTTATCGGCTCTGACTCGAGAGGACTTGAAGGACCTTATTCCGCAGGCAGGACCAAGGGTGCTATTTACAAGGTGTTGGCGTTCGTGGAAAAATGAGTTTTTGCCAATAAACGATACTAGTATACCATCTTTTTCG GGCCTGGATTTGTCAAACTTGCAGTTTGATTGCTTGAAGGAAACTGACGAACTATCTGAATGTGTTGTAGAGGTAATACCATTAGACAACCCTGAGACAAAAGAAAATACTGCAAGTACCACAAGTCATCAACAATTAGGAAAAGGAACTCAAACTGGG ATACTTGAAAATTTATTGAAACAATCACTCGAAACTTCTTCACTTCTGATTTATAAAGGCGGTAGCTTAGATGGAGATGCTACTAGAAATTTATTAGCGTCTGTGATTGCCAAAGAAATATTAAATGAGAACAAAAATTCACCAATAGTTGGTCAAATTTATTTCAAGTGGACAAAATTGATAAGTGAACTCTTTCCGGGTGAAAGGACCACAACGTATTATATCCCTGCATGTACTACTGCGTCTGGCGCAGTTCTTCAAGCAAGAGGCAAACTCGTACATCAG gtACTGAACAGAAGGAGGCGCTTCCAACAATTAGGATCCTTgacaacaaaaaaaagaaacagagAAGAAAGCCCAGGACCATCTTCTTTATCACCAAGACCAATGccaagaataaagaataaatttatTGTCATAAAAACCTTAGTTGGTAAACAACTAAGGTTTTTATGA